In the Streptomyces formicae genome, one interval contains:
- the prfB gene encoding peptide chain release factor 2, producing the protein MAVVDVSEELKSLSSTMESIEAVLDLDKLRADIAVLEEQAAAPSLWDDPEAAQKITSKLSHLQAEVRKAEALRGRIDDLGVLFEMAEEEDDPDTRTEAESELVAVKKALDEMEVRTLLSGEYDAREAVVTIRAEAGGVDASDFAEKLQRMYLRWAERHGYKTELYETSYAEEAGIKSTTFAVNVPYAYGTLSVEQGTHRLVRISPFDNQGRRQTSFAGVEILPVVEQTDHIEIDESELRIDVYRSSGPGGQGVNTTDSAVRLTHLPTGIVVSCQNERSQIQNKATAMNVLQAKLLERRRQEEQAKMNALKGDGGNSWGNQMRSYVLHPYQMVKDLRTEFEVGNPESVFNGEIDGFLEAGIRWRKQQEK; encoded by the coding sequence GTGGCAGTCGTCGATGTTTCCGAAGAGCTCAAGTCCCTCTCCTCGACCATGGAGTCGATCGAGGCCGTCCTGGACCTCGACAAGCTGAGGGCCGATATCGCCGTGCTCGAGGAGCAGGCGGCCGCGCCGTCCCTGTGGGACGACCCGGAAGCGGCACAGAAGATCACCAGCAAGCTGAGCCACCTCCAGGCGGAGGTCCGCAAGGCCGAGGCCCTGCGAGGTCGCATCGACGACCTCGGTGTCCTCTTCGAGATGGCCGAGGAGGAGGACGACCCGGACACCCGTACCGAGGCCGAATCCGAGCTCGTCGCCGTCAAGAAGGCGCTGGACGAGATGGAAGTAAGGACCCTCCTCTCCGGTGAGTACGACGCCCGTGAGGCCGTCGTCACCATCCGCGCGGAGGCCGGCGGCGTCGACGCCTCGGACTTCGCCGAGAAGCTCCAGCGGATGTACCTGCGCTGGGCCGAGCGCCACGGATACAAGACCGAGCTCTACGAGACGTCGTACGCGGAAGAGGCCGGCATCAAGTCGACCACCTTCGCCGTCAACGTCCCGTACGCCTACGGAACGCTCTCCGTGGAGCAGGGCACCCACCGCCTCGTGCGCATCTCGCCCTTCGACAACCAGGGCCGCCGCCAGACCTCCTTCGCGGGCGTCGAGATCCTCCCCGTGGTCGAGCAGACCGACCACATCGAGATCGACGAGTCCGAGCTGCGCATCGACGTGTACCGCTCCTCGGGCCCCGGCGGCCAGGGCGTCAACACGACGGACTCCGCGGTCCGCCTGACCCACCTGCCGACCGGCATCGTCGTCTCCTGTCAGAACGAGCGCTCGCAGATCCAGAACAAGGCGACCGCGATGAACGTCCTCCAGGCGAAGCTCCTCGAGCGCCGCCGTCAGGAGGAGCAGGCGAAGATGAACGCCCTCAAGGGCGACGGCGGCAACTCCTGGGGCAACCAGATGCGGTCGTACGTCCTGCACCCCTATCAGATGGTCAAGGACCTGCGGACGGAGTTCGAGGTCGGTAACCCCGAATCCGTCTTCAACGGCGAGATCGACGGCTTCCTCGAAGCCGGAATTCGCTGGCGCAAGCAGCAGGAGAAGTAA
- the ftsE gene encoding cell division ATP-binding protein FtsE, whose translation MIRFDNVSKAYPKQTRPALRDVSLEIEKGEFVFLVGSSGSGKSTFLRLVLREERTSHGQVHVLGKDLARLSNFKVPHMRRQLGTVFQDFRLLPNKTVGENVAFAQEVIGKSRGEIRKSVPQVLDLVGLGGKEDRMPGELSGGEQQRVAIARAFVNRPKLLIADEPTGNLDPQTSVGIMKLLDRINRTGTTVVMATHDQQIVDQMRKRVIELEEGRLVRDQSRGVYGYQH comes from the coding sequence GTGATCCGATTCGACAACGTCTCCAAGGCCTACCCGAAGCAGACCCGCCCCGCTCTCAGGGACGTCTCCCTAGAGATCGAGAAGGGCGAGTTCGTCTTCCTGGTGGGTTCCTCCGGCTCCGGAAAGTCCACTTTCCTGCGTCTTGTCCTGCGCGAGGAGCGCACCAGCCACGGCCAAGTGCACGTCCTCGGCAAGGACCTCGCGCGCCTGTCCAACTTCAAGGTGCCGCACATGCGCCGCCAGCTGGGCACCGTCTTCCAGGACTTCCGCCTCCTGCCCAACAAGACCGTCGGCGAGAACGTGGCCTTCGCGCAGGAGGTCATCGGCAAGTCCCGCGGCGAGATCCGCAAGTCCGTGCCCCAGGTCCTCGATCTCGTGGGCCTCGGCGGCAAGGAGGACCGGATGCCCGGCGAGCTCTCCGGTGGTGAGCAGCAACGAGTGGCGATCGCGCGCGCGTTCGTCAACCGGCCCAAGCTCCTCATCGCCGACGAGCCGACCGGCAACCTCGACCCGCAGACCTCGGTCGGCATCATGAAGCTCCTCGACCGGATTAACCGGACCGGCACCACCGTCGTGATGGCCACCCACGACCAGCAGATCGTGGACCAGATGCGCAAGCGGGTCATCGAGCTGGAGGAGGGCCGCCTCGTCCGCGACCAGTCGCGCGGCGTGTACGGCTACCAGCACTGA
- a CDS encoding MFS transporter, translating into MPRHPTRNPYARLFAIPGAAAFTVGNLIARLPMGMFSVSAVIMISGARGSYALAGAVTATGLAATAVVAPWTARLVDRHGQARVAVPATAFAALGSLSLLLCVRYGAPDWTLFASYAATATTPNTGGMSRARWAHLLQGDATAVHTANSFEQAADELCFMLGPVLAAFLCGALFPQAGTLIGVVLLLTGVLVFAAQRATEPPPHGRTKTSPESPSPLRARGMPALLVAFLATGAVFGSLEVVTIAFADAQGHKSAAGAVLALQAAGSCAAGLVYGAAKPRGTLVRRQLLCGAAMAALMTLPLLAVAVTDSLIALSGALLIAGMATAPTMVTGMTLVQERTPRDRLNEGMTLAVTGLLGGIAGGAAGGGWAVEHLGPTVGYGVPVAAACCALLVSSAQACATRTPAPPPARPRVSNGA; encoded by the coding sequence ATGCCCCGTCACCCGACCCGCAACCCCTACGCCCGCCTCTTCGCGATACCCGGCGCCGCCGCGTTCACCGTCGGCAACCTCATCGCCCGCCTGCCCATGGGCATGTTCAGCGTGAGCGCCGTGATCATGATCTCCGGGGCCCGCGGCTCCTACGCCCTGGCCGGGGCCGTCACCGCGACGGGGCTCGCCGCGACCGCCGTCGTCGCGCCGTGGACCGCGCGGCTCGTGGACCGGCACGGCCAGGCCCGCGTCGCCGTCCCCGCCACCGCCTTCGCCGCGCTCGGCTCGCTCTCCCTGCTGCTCTGCGTGCGCTACGGAGCCCCCGACTGGACGCTCTTCGCCTCGTACGCCGCGACGGCCACGACCCCCAACACGGGCGGCATGTCCCGGGCCCGCTGGGCGCATCTGCTCCAGGGCGACGCCACCGCGGTGCACACCGCCAACTCCTTCGAACAGGCCGCCGACGAGCTCTGCTTCATGCTCGGCCCCGTCCTCGCCGCCTTCCTCTGCGGCGCGCTCTTCCCGCAGGCGGGCACCCTGATCGGCGTGGTCCTGCTGCTGACCGGCGTGCTGGTCTTCGCCGCCCAGCGCGCGACGGAACCCCCGCCCCACGGACGTACCAAAACGTCCCCGGAGAGCCCGTCGCCGCTCCGCGCGCGCGGGATGCCCGCTCTCCTGGTCGCCTTCCTCGCCACCGGCGCTGTCTTCGGCTCGCTCGAAGTCGTCACGATCGCCTTCGCCGACGCGCAGGGGCACAAGTCGGCGGCGGGCGCCGTCCTCGCCCTCCAGGCCGCGGGGTCGTGCGCTGCGGGCCTCGTCTACGGAGCGGCGAAACCGCGCGGAACGCTGGTCCGCAGGCAGTTGCTGTGCGGCGCGGCGATGGCGGCCCTGATGACGCTGCCGCTGCTGGCCGTGGCGGTCACCGATTCGCTGATCGCCCTCTCCGGAGCGCTGCTGATCGCCGGGATGGCGACGGCGCCCACCATGGTCACCGGCATGACGCTCGTCCAGGAGCGCACCCCGAGGGACCGGCTCAACGAGGGCATGACGCTCGCCGTGACCGGGCTGCTCGGGGGCATCGCGGGCGGCGCGGCGGGCGGCGGCTGGGCGGTGGAGCACCTGGGCCCCACCGTGGGCTACGGGGTCCCCGTCGCCGCCGCCTGCTGCGCCCTGCTCGTCAGCAGCGCGCAGGCTTGCGCCACGCGCACTCCAGCTCCCCCGCCCGCTCGGCCCCGCGTGTCGAACGGGGCTTGA
- a CDS encoding LPXTG cell wall anchor domain-containing protein, whose amino-acid sequence MTKKTRIRVARIAAGAVIAAGASLTAAGAASALDVGVDLGGVGVGAHADESGVGVDVDTPGADDDEPTDPPTTIPEPTEDPTDPPTTEPTDPPDPTDPPTTEPTEPTEDPDPTDDPTDPPTSDPSDPGHDNGNGGGNGGNDTDPDGGGSTPVEQGKGKDSLSDTGSKPVEQGGNKGEKGELAETGAAETTFLVIGAATMIAGGIGFRILPRLVGNRGAAA is encoded by the coding sequence ATGACCAAGAAGACGCGGATCCGCGTCGCGCGGATAGCCGCCGGCGCCGTGATCGCCGCCGGTGCCTCGCTGACCGCCGCGGGCGCGGCCTCGGCCCTCGACGTCGGTGTCGACCTCGGCGGTGTGGGCGTCGGCGCCCACGCCGACGAGAGCGGCGTCGGTGTCGACGTGGACACCCCGGGTGCGGACGACGACGAGCCCACCGACCCGCCCACCACGATTCCTGAGCCCACCGAGGACCCGACGGACCCGCCCACCACCGAGCCGACGGACCCGCCGGACCCGACGGACCCGCCCACCACGGAGCCGACCGAGCCCACCGAGGACCCGGACCCGACCGACGACCCGACGGACCCGCCCACCTCGGACCCGAGCGACCCGGGCCACGACAACGGGAACGGCGGCGGCAACGGCGGCAACGACACCGACCCCGACGGCGGCGGCTCCACGCCCGTCGAGCAGGGCAAGGGCAAGGACAGCCTGAGCGACACCGGCTCCAAGCCGGTCGAGCAGGGCGGCAACAAGGGTGAGAAGGGCGAGCTGGCCGAGACCGGCGCCGCCGAGACCACCTTCCTGGTGATCGGTGCCGCGACGATGATCGCCGGCGGCATCGGCTTCCGCATCCTGCCGCGCCTGGTCGGCAACCGCGGCGCCGCTGCCTGA
- a CDS encoding S41 family peptidase, translating into MSGPDRFVDRFSRPRRIRRGATLTLVFASVLATGAATGSWSDAADEGPKTSPPSVRSDALSPPEGDAGTADEAADAAAEAMADGKSGKKAAEDAVSRSGDRWGSVYSQGEYKEFEQALDGAYTGVGLWTRRAADGRIEVSRVQKGGPAAKAGVREGDRLHSIDGEHVTGRPVTEVVALLRGDRAGTPVVLGMERGTRAWSRTLRRARLSTDSVTVGALQDGAAVIKVDAFTKGSGEAVRTAVRDAPKGAGILLDLRGNSGGLVTEAVTAASALVDGGLVATYDVRGEQKALHAERGGDTARPVVVLVDGGTMSAAELLTGALQDRGRAVVVGSRTFGKGSVQMPSRLPDGSVAELTVGHYRTPAGRAVDGRGITPDLEVEDGAEGRAETVLTGLGPPS; encoded by the coding sequence ATGTCAGGCCCCGACCGGTTCGTCGACCGGTTCTCCCGGCCCCGCCGCATCCGCCGCGGGGCGACCCTGACATTGGTCTTCGCGAGCGTCCTCGCCACCGGCGCGGCCACCGGCTCCTGGAGCGACGCGGCCGACGAAGGCCCGAAAACCTCCCCTCCTTCCGTACGCTCCGACGCCCTGAGCCCCCCGGAGGGCGACGCGGGCACGGCGGACGAGGCGGCCGACGCCGCGGCCGAGGCCATGGCGGACGGCAAGTCGGGCAAGAAGGCCGCGGAGGACGCGGTCAGCCGCAGCGGGGACCGCTGGGGATCGGTGTACTCGCAAGGGGAGTACAAGGAGTTCGAGCAGGCCCTCGACGGCGCGTACACGGGCGTCGGGCTCTGGACCCGGCGCGCCGCCGACGGCCGCATCGAGGTCTCCCGGGTCCAGAAGGGCGGCCCCGCCGCCAAGGCCGGTGTCCGCGAGGGGGACAGGCTGCACTCCATCGACGGCGAGCACGTCACGGGCCGCCCGGTCACCGAGGTCGTCGCCCTGCTGCGCGGCGACCGCGCGGGCACCCCGGTGGTCCTGGGCATGGAGCGCGGCACGCGCGCGTGGAGCCGGACGCTGCGCAGGGCCAGGCTCTCCACCGACTCCGTCACGGTCGGCGCGCTCCAGGACGGCGCCGCGGTGATCAAGGTCGACGCCTTCACCAAGGGCTCCGGAGAGGCCGTGCGGACCGCCGTCCGCGACGCACCCAAGGGCGCGGGCATCCTCCTCGACCTGCGCGGGAACTCGGGCGGCCTGGTCACCGAGGCGGTCACGGCGGCGTCCGCGCTCGTCGACGGCGGTCTCGTGGCGACGTACGACGTACGGGGCGAGCAGAAGGCGCTCCACGCCGAGCGGGGCGGTGACACGGCGAGACCCGTGGTCGTGCTCGTCGACGGCGGCACGATGAGCGCGGCCGAGCTCCTCACGGGCGCCCTTCAGGACCGCGGCCGCGCGGTCGTGGTGGGTTCCCGGACGTTCGGCAAGGGTTCGGTCCAGATGCCGAGCAGGCTGCCCGACGGTTCGGTGGCCGAACTGACCGTCGGCCACTACCGCACCCCGGCGGGACGGGCCGTCGACGGCCGGGGCATCACGCCCGACCTGGAGGTCGAGGACGGGGCCGAGGGCCGGGCCGAGACAGTATTGACTGGCCTCGGACCCCCCTCGTAG
- a CDS encoding serine/threonine-protein kinase, producing the protein MTRKIGSRYTAHQILGRGSAGTVWLGEGPEGPVAIKLLREDLASDQELVGRFVQERTALLSLDHARVVGVHDLVVDGNDLALVMDLVRGTDLRTRLDRERRMAPEAAVAIVADVADGLAAAHAAGIVHRDVKPENVLLDMQGPLGPGGAHPALLTDFGVAKLIDSPRRTRATKIIGTPDYLAPEIIEGLPPRAAVDIYALATVLYELLAGFTPFGGGHPGAVLRRHVTETVVPLPGIPEELWQLLVQCLAKAPASRLRASELGARLRELLPLVAGMPPLDVDEPDTEPGVADEAYEESAPEPREAAPRRGAVPLVPGSASADSNRDTHTSMRVPGPDELAGGARGTARAPRAAGAARPGSAKHRASARRRRITLGVAGAVIVAAAGIGTWAATSGDDAETPPPDNVNSAPPTP; encoded by the coding sequence TTGACGCGCAAGATCGGCAGCCGGTACACCGCCCACCAGATCCTGGGCCGTGGCAGCGCCGGCACGGTGTGGCTGGGCGAGGGGCCCGAAGGCCCGGTCGCCATCAAGCTGCTGCGCGAGGACCTGGCCTCCGACCAGGAACTCGTCGGCCGCTTCGTGCAGGAGCGCACCGCCCTGCTCAGCCTCGACCACGCGCGCGTGGTCGGCGTCCACGACCTGGTGGTCGACGGGAACGACCTGGCCCTGGTCATGGACCTCGTCCGCGGCACGGACCTGCGCACCCGCCTCGACCGCGAGCGCCGCATGGCCCCCGAGGCGGCCGTCGCCATCGTCGCGGACGTCGCCGACGGGCTCGCCGCCGCGCACGCCGCGGGCATCGTGCACCGCGACGTCAAGCCCGAGAACGTACTCCTGGACATGCAGGGCCCCCTCGGCCCCGGCGGCGCGCACCCCGCCCTGCTCACCGACTTCGGCGTCGCCAAGCTGATCGACTCCCCGCGCCGCACCCGCGCCACGAAGATCATCGGCACTCCCGACTACCTCGCCCCCGAGATCATCGAGGGCCTGCCGCCGCGCGCGGCGGTCGACATCTACGCCCTCGCCACGGTCCTGTACGAGCTCCTCGCGGGCTTCACGCCCTTCGGCGGCGGCCACCCCGGCGCGGTCCTGCGGCGGCACGTCACCGAGACGGTCGTCCCCCTGCCCGGCATCCCCGAGGAGCTCTGGCAGCTCCTCGTCCAGTGCCTGGCCAAGGCCCCCGCGTCCCGGCTGCGCGCCTCCGAGCTCGGCGCGCGGCTGCGGGAGCTGCTGCCGCTCGTCGCGGGCATGCCGCCGCTCGACGTGGACGAACCGGACACGGAGCCGGGGGTCGCCGACGAGGCGTACGAGGAGTCGGCCCCCGAGCCCCGCGAGGCCGCTCCCCGCCGGGGCGCGGTCCCCCTGGTGCCGGGCTCCGCGTCCGCCGACTCCAACCGCGACACCCACACCTCCATGCGTGTCCCGGGACCCGACGAGCTGGCGGGCGGCGCCCGGGGCACGGCCCGCGCCCCCCGCGCCGCGGGCGCGGCGCGGCCCGGCTCCGCCAAGCACCGGGCGTCGGCCCGGCGCCGCAGGATCACGCTCGGCGTGGCCGGAGCGGTGATCGTCGCCGCGGCGGGCATCGGCACGTGGGCCGCCACGAGCGGCGACGACGCGGAGACGCCGCCTCCGGACAACGTGAACTCGGCGCCGCCCACGCCGTAG
- the smpB gene encoding SsrA-binding protein SmpB: protein MAKEKVKRKAAKANEKAPARKMIAQNKKARHDYHILDTYECGLVLMGTEVKSLRMGRASLVDGFVHIDGHEAWLHNIHVPEYVQGTWTNHSATRKRKLLLHRAEIDKLESKAQESGHTIVPLALYFKDSRVKVEIALAKGKKEYDKRQTLREKQDTRETNRAISAARRRQGIA, encoded by the coding sequence ATGGCGAAGGAAAAGGTTAAGCGCAAGGCCGCGAAGGCCAATGAGAAGGCCCCTGCCCGGAAGATGATCGCGCAGAACAAGAAGGCGCGGCACGACTACCACATCCTGGACACCTACGAGTGCGGCCTGGTGCTGATGGGCACCGAGGTCAAGTCGCTCCGGATGGGCCGGGCCTCCCTGGTGGACGGCTTCGTGCACATCGACGGCCACGAGGCGTGGCTGCACAACATCCACGTCCCGGAGTACGTGCAGGGCACCTGGACCAACCACTCGGCCACGCGGAAGCGCAAGCTCCTGCTGCACAGGGCCGAGATCGACAAGCTGGAGTCGAAGGCCCAGGAGTCGGGTCACACGATCGTGCCCCTCGCGCTGTACTTCAAGGACAGCAGGGTCAAGGTCGAGATCGCCCTGGCCAAGGGCAAGAAGGAGTACGACAAGCGGCAGACGCTGCGCGAGAAGCAGGACACCCGCGAGACGAACCGCGCGATCTCGGCGGCGCGGCGGCGGCAGGGGATCGCGTAG
- the dacB gene encoding D-alanyl-D-alanine carboxypeptidase/D-alanyl-D-alanine-endopeptidase, whose protein sequence is MSRPVRRVPARMRHWIWPAVLGVAAATLSWSAPAGAESDRSGLPEAIDTILGDPRMDGGAASVVIADAASGDVLYQRQPSGRLVPASSTKMLTSAAAMALLGPDHRFTTDVLADGERHGRVLRGDLYLRGTGDPTTLAEDYDQLAAKVADSGIRKVSGRLVADDTRFDDHRIGDTWGGDDESSYYAAQISALSVAPDTDYDTGTVIVEVAPGRRAGDRPRVSVTPKTDYVDIDLRASTVAAGGRDTIAVERRHGENTLTVSGTVPVGAAPAKEWVTVWEPTGYAAAVFRDALTAHGVRVTGPTRTGVAAPRSARQLATHDSMALKDLLIPFMKLSNNMHAESLTKAMGYEATGRPGSWGDGIEAIGGYLKGIGVDPGTLRQVDGSGLSRKNLAPAGQYVKLLRAVRGEPWFADWYASLSVACVPDKFVGGSLRSRMCGTPAAGNARAKVGSLTGASALSGYVTDKDGRELVFSIILNNYLAASVKPLEDAIVVTLASSTEDEAVLVKPRSTRGAERAGELECAWRKPARC, encoded by the coding sequence ATGAGTAGACCCGTGAGACGCGTCCCCGCCCGCATGCGCCACTGGATCTGGCCCGCCGTCCTCGGCGTCGCCGCCGCCACCCTCTCCTGGAGCGCGCCCGCCGGGGCCGAATCCGACCGCAGCGGACTGCCCGAAGCCATCGACACCATCCTCGGCGACCCCCGCATGGACGGCGGCGCGGCGAGCGTGGTGATCGCCGACGCCGCGTCCGGCGACGTCCTCTACCAGCGCCAGCCCAGCGGTCGCCTCGTGCCCGCCTCCAGCACCAAGATGCTCACCTCGGCCGCCGCCATGGCGCTGCTCGGCCCTGACCACCGCTTCACCACCGACGTCCTGGCCGACGGCGAGCGGCACGGGCGCGTACTGCGGGGAGACCTGTACCTGCGCGGCACCGGCGATCCGACGACGCTCGCCGAGGACTACGACCAACTCGCCGCGAAGGTCGCCGACTCGGGGATCAGGAAGGTCTCGGGGCGGCTCGTCGCCGACGACACCCGCTTCGACGACCACCGGATCGGTGACACCTGGGGCGGCGACGACGAATCCTCCTACTACGCGGCGCAGATCAGCGCCCTGAGCGTCGCCCCCGACACGGACTACGACACGGGCACGGTCATCGTCGAGGTCGCGCCGGGCAGGCGGGCCGGGGACAGGCCCCGGGTGAGCGTGACGCCGAAGACCGACTACGTGGACATCGATCTGCGCGCGAGCACCGTCGCGGCGGGCGGCCGCGACACCATCGCCGTGGAGCGGCGGCACGGCGAGAACACCCTCACCGTCAGCGGCACCGTCCCCGTCGGCGCCGCCCCCGCCAAGGAGTGGGTGACCGTGTGGGAGCCGACCGGGTACGCGGCCGCCGTCTTCCGGGACGCGCTGACCGCGCACGGGGTGCGGGTGACCGGGCCGACCAGGACGGGCGTCGCCGCCCCCAGGAGCGCGCGGCAGCTCGCCACGCACGACTCCATGGCGCTCAAGGACCTCCTGATCCCGTTCATGAAGCTGTCCAACAACATGCACGCGGAGTCCCTGACCAAGGCCATGGGGTACGAGGCGACCGGCAGGCCGGGGAGTTGGGGCGACGGGATCGAGGCGATCGGCGGCTATCTGAAGGGCATCGGCGTCGACCCCGGCACGCTGCGCCAGGTCGACGGCTCCGGTCTCTCGCGCAAGAACCTGGCCCCCGCCGGCCAGTATGTGAAGCTGCTGCGGGCGGTGCGGGGCGAGCCGTGGTTCGCCGACTGGTACGCGTCCCTCTCGGTGGCCTGCGTCCCCGACAAGTTCGTCGGCGGTTCGCTGCGCTCGCGGATGTGCGGGACCCCGGCGGCGGGCAACGCCCGCGCGAAGGTCGGGTCGTTGACGGGTGCGTCGGCACTGTCCGGCTACGTCACGGACAAGGACGGCCGTGAACTGGTCTTCAGCATCATCCTCAACAACTATCTGGCCGCCTCGGTGAAGCCCTTGGAGGACGCGATCGTGGTGACCCTCGCGTCCTCGACCGAGGACGAGGCCGTGCTGGTCAAGCCCCGTTCGACACGCGGGGCCGAGCGGGCGGGGGAGCTGGAGTGCGCGTGGCGCAAGCCTGCGCGCTGCTGA
- the ftsX gene encoding permease-like cell division protein FtsX: MRAQFVLSEIGVGLRRNLTMTFAVIVSVALSLALFGGSLLMRDQVSTMKGYWYDKVNVSIFLCNKADAEQDPKCAKGAVTNEQKDQILGDLKKMPVVDKVAHESADEAYKHYKEQFGDSPLSSSLTPDQMQESYRIKLKDPEKYQVVATAFSGRDGVQSVQDQKGYLDNLFGLLNGMNWAAVAVMALMLVVALMLIVNTVRVSAFSRRRETGIMRLVGASSFYIQMPFIMEAAVAGLIGGGVACGMLLVGRYFMIDHGLELSEKINLINFIGWDAVLAKLPLVLAIGLLMPALAAFFALRKYLKV; this comes from the coding sequence ATGCGCGCCCAGTTCGTCCTGTCGGAGATCGGCGTCGGTCTCCGTCGCAATCTCACGATGACCTTCGCGGTCATCGTCTCCGTAGCGCTCTCACTCGCCCTCTTCGGCGGCTCGCTGCTCATGCGTGACCAGGTGAGCACGATGAAGGGCTACTGGTACGACAAGGTCAACGTCTCGATCTTCCTGTGCAACAAGGCCGACGCCGAGCAGGACCCCAAGTGCGCCAAGGGCGCCGTCACGAACGAGCAGAAGGACCAGATCCTCGGCGATCTGAAGAAGATGCCCGTCGTGGACAAGGTCGCGCACGAGTCGGCCGACGAGGCGTACAAGCACTACAAGGAGCAGTTCGGCGACTCCCCGCTGTCCAGCTCGCTGACTCCGGACCAGATGCAGGAGTCGTACCGCATCAAGCTGAAGGACCCGGAGAAGTACCAGGTGGTCGCGACCGCCTTCTCGGGCCGGGACGGCGTGCAGTCCGTGCAGGACCAGAAGGGCTATCTGGACAACCTCTTCGGGCTCCTGAACGGCATGAACTGGGCGGCGGTGGCGGTGATGGCGCTGATGCTCGTCGTCGCGCTGATGCTGATCGTCAACACCGTGCGCGTCTCGGCGTTCAGCCGCAGGCGGGAGACCGGCATCATGCGGCTCGTCGGCGCGTCCAGTTTCTACATCCAGATGCCGTTCATCATGGAGGCCGCCGTCGCCGGTCTCATCGGTGGCGGCGTGGCGTGCGGAATGCTGCTCGTCGGGCGGTACTTCATGATCGACCACGGTCTCGAACTCTCCGAGAAGATCAACCTGATCAACTTCATCGGCTGGGACGCCGTGCTCGCGAAGCTGCCCCTGGTGCTCGCGATCGGCCTGCTGATGCCCGCGCTTGCCGCGTTCTTCGCGTTGCGCAAGTACCTCAAGGTGTGA